The Spiribacter roseus genome includes the window TACCAGCGCTTGAGGTGGGGATAGTCAGTCAGCGACTGGCCCTGGTTGTCGTGCGGGCGGATCCACGGATAGCTCGCGATATCGGCAATGGTGTAGGTGTCCGCCGCCAGCCACTCGTGGTCGGCGAGACGGCGGTCCATGACCGCGTACAGGCGGCTGGCTTCCTGGGTGTACCGGTTGATGCCGTAATCGATCCGCTCCGGTGCGTACTGCCGGAAGTGATGGGCCTGGCCCAGCATCGGCCCCAGCCCGCCCATCTGAAACATCAGCCACTCCAGTGTGTTATAGCGGGCTCTTGGCTCGGTCGGTAAAAGCATGCCGGTCTTTTCGGCCAGATACATCAGGATCGCTCCCGACTCAAACACGGAGATCGGATCGCCGTCCGGGCCCTGCGCGTCGACGATGGCCGGGATCTTGTTGTTGGGGCTGATGGCCAAGAAGTCCTCGGTGAACTGGTCACCCTGACCGATATTGATCCCGTGGACCGTGTAATCGAGCCCCAGCTCCTCGAGGGCGATATGGACTTTGTGACCATTCGGTGTCGGCCAGCTATAGACGTCGATCATGCGGTTTCCTTCCTTTATGATGGCGATATGAACGAGATACCCGGATATCACAGGCGCTACAGTGTGCCGGTCAAGGTCGGCAACGTCACGGTCGGCGGCGATGCCCCGGTGGTGGTGCAGTCCATGACCAATACCGACACGGTGGACGAGATCCGTACGGCCATCCAGGTGGCGGATCTGGCACGCGCGGGTTCCGAGCTGGTGCGCATCACCGTGAACAACGAGGACGCCGCGCGCGCCGTCCCGCGGATCCGCGAGCGGCTCGACGACATGGGCATCGACGTGCCCCTGGTGGGCGATTTCCACTTCAATGGTCATCGTCTGCTGCGCGCCGTGCCCGCCTGCGGCGAAGCGCTGGGCAAGTGGCGCATCAACCCCGGCAACGTCGGCAAGGGCAGCCGTCGCGACCCGCAGTTCACAGAGATCATAGAGCTGGCGCGCGACATGAATCGGCCGGTGCGGATCGGTGTGAACTGGGGCAGCCTCGACCAGGACCTGCTCTCGCGGCTGATGGACGAAAACGCCCGCCGCGCCGAGCCCAAGCCCCCGGAGACGGTCACCCGCGACGCAGTCGTGGTCTCGTCGCTGGAGAGTGCTGAGCGGGCCGAGGCCATTGGCCTGCCCCACGACGCCATCATCATCTCCTGCAAGATGAGTCGGGTGCAGGACCTGATCAGCGTTTATCAGGACCTGGGCGCGCGCTGCGACTACCCGCTGCATCTGGGTCTCACCGAAGCGGGAATGGGCTCCAAGGGCATCGTCGCATCCACCGCCGCGCTGTCCGTCCTCCTGCAGCAGGGCATTGGCGATACGATCCGCATTTCGCTCACCCCCGAGCCGGGTGGCGACCGGACCCAGGAGGTGGTGGTCGCCCAGGAGATCCTCCAGACCATGGGGCTGCGCAGCTTCACCCCGCTGGTTGCGGCATGCCCCGGCTGTGGCCGCACCACCAGTACTTACTTCCAGGAACTGGCCGACGAAATCCAGACCCATGTCCGCGATCGCATGCCCGAGTGGCGCGATCGCTATCCGGGCGTCGAGTCGATGAGCCTGGCGGTGATGGGCTGCGTGGTGAATGGGCCCGGCGAAAGCCGTCAGGCGGACATCGGTATCAGCCTGCCGGGCACCGGCGAAAAACCGGTGGCGCCCGTCTATATCGATGGCGAGAAGACGGTCACGCTCAAGGGCGACGCCATCGCCGATGAGTTCAAGAAGATCGTCGAGGACTACGTCGAACGGCGCTACGGCCTGACGACGGAGGATCGCTAGGCCCGCCCGGCGGCCTACTCCTCGATCTGGTCGCGCTTGTCGGTCACCGACTCCCAGTCTGCGGCGTCGGCGGGCGCCTCCTCACGACGGTTGATGACCGGCCACTGCTGGGCCAGGCGGGCATTGAGGGCGATGAAGTCCTCCTGATCGGCGGGTACCTCATCATCCGGATAGATGGCATCCACCGGGCACTCCGCGACACAGACCGCGCAGTCGATACACTCCTGCGGGTCGATGACCAGCATCGTCGGCCCGCCATGAAAGCAATCCACCGGACAGACCTCGACACAGTCGGTGTAGCGGCAACGCACACAGGATTCGGTGACCACGTAGGTCATGCCTGCGAACCCCCGATGGGCTGCTGGCGCGTGGAGAGCGCACCGCAGACGTCACAGCGCCAGCTGCCACCCGCATACTGGTCAAGCAGCGCCTCACGGACGTCCGGGCGGGCCGCAAAGTCCGCCAGGGTGATGCCATTGAGGAAGGTCTCGATGCGCTCGGCCAGTCCCGCCCAGAGACGCTGATCGAGCGCGGAGGTAGCCCGCCGGGGGCCGCCCTGCCCGTCCATCAGCGTGATGACCTCGCCCATGGCGATCGACTCGGGCGACCGACCCAAGCGATAACCGCCCCCGGGCCCGGGTGTCCCGCGAACCAACCCGGCCCGGCGCAGTTTCCAGAAGATCTGATCAATGTAGGACATGGAAATGCCCTGGCAGACCGAGATCTCAGCCAGCGGAACCGCCCCGGCCTGGTTGTGCACCGCCAGGTGCAACAGGGCACTGACGGCATAACGGCTTTTTGCGGAGAGTCTGATCATGATGCCATGGTAACCGCTATCGTCCTGTTGGAGTCAGCCCGAAGGCCGCCACGGTGTGGGCGTGGTTGACCGGTCCATGCCCTGCTCCCAGCGGGTGGGCAGTGGCCAGGGCCCGCTGTAGATAATCCCTGCCTCGATGGACGGCATGGGCCAGCGGGAGTTCCCGACCCAGGCCTTCGGCGATGGCCGACGCCAGCGTGCAACCGGTGCCGTGGTCGCTGCGGGTGTCGATGCGGGCATGCTCGAGGCGCTCGCAGCCATCGGCGGTGGCCAGCACATCGGTCAGCTGCCCGCCGCCAAGATGCCCCCCTTTGAGCAGCACGGCCTCGGGCCCAAACGCCAGCAGCGCCCGCGCGGCATCTTCCATCTCGCCGACGTGATCGATGGGCCTGCCCAGCAACGCCGCCGCCTCCGGCAGATTTGGGGTGATGAGCCGCGCCTGCGGCATGATCGCGCTGCGCAGACGGGCCATGGCTCCCTCGCCCACCAGCCGCGCACCGCTCTGCGCCACCATCACCGGATCGACGACCCATGGGACATGCGCCGCGCCGCGCTGCAGCTCGTCGGCCACCGCATCAATGACGGCGTCATCGTGGAGCATCCCGGTTTTCACACAATCCACCCCCAGATCCGATACCACCGAGCGGATCTGCTCGCGGATGAAGGCCGGCTCGACACCGACCACACCCTGAACGCCGCAGGTGTTCTGCGCCGTCAGTGCCGTGACGGCGGTCATCGCATAACCGCCCAACGCCGTGACGGTCTTGATATCGGCCTGGATGCCCGCCCCTCCACCGGCGTCCGAGCCGGCGATGATCAGGATGCGCGATGGATTCATGAAAGGGCCCCCGGGGTCTGCTGGTCGTATTGGTGTCGAGCGGCCTGACGATCGAGTTTGCCGGCGCCAGTCCGCGGCAGCTCACCGACGGCCTCGATGAGGGCCGGGTGCTTGAACCGGGCAAGCCGGCCGTGCAGCCATTCACCGACTTCATCGGTGGGCACGCGACCGGGACCGGTCACCCACGCCACCGGCCGTGCGCCCCAGTGCGGATCGGGCACGCCGAACACCAGCGCAGCGGTGACCGCGGGGTGCTGCAGCAGAGTGCTCTCGACCTCCTCGGCCGCGATGTTCTCGCCGCCACTGACGATGACGTTGTCCATCCGACCGACGATGAACACACGCCCCGCGGCATCCTCGCGGGCCAGATCGCCGCTGCGGATCCAGCCATCCGGGGTCCAGCGCGCTGCCGTGGCGGCCGGGTCGTCGAGGTAGCCATCGAAATCGTGGGGACTGCGCAACTGCAGCTCGCCCGGTGTATCCACCGCCACCGGCGTCAGACGCTCGGGGTCGACGATGCGGTAGTCGGTGTGAAAGAAAGCGGTCCCGATACTGGCGCGGTCAGTGGCGGTCATCTCGTCGGCGCGGCCATCGGAATTGACGAAATTGGAGGGCCCCGCCTCGGTCAGGCCGTAGGACTGGCGCACGGTGATGCCACGCTCGAGAAACGGCGTCATGCTGGATTCCGAACAGGCGGCGCCCGCCGTGGTGATGGCCTCCAGCGAAGTGAGCGGGTGGTCGGCAAAACCGGGACTGGCCGCGAGTGCCTGGAGCATGGCCTCGACGGCACCGAAATGGTTGATGCGCTGCTCGTCGATGGCGCGCAGGACCGCCGGCGGATCGAAGGCATCCGGCATCACGACGCAGCCGCCGGCATAGAGAATGGGTAGAACCGTATTCCAGCCACCAATATGGAAAAGCGGGAACAGCACCAGCTCGCGGCGCTGCGCCAGCGCGCCATCCGCAGCCACCATCAGTTCCACGGCGTTCCAGACCATCTGCCGATGACTGACCTCGCAGATCTTCGGCAGCCCGGTGCTGCCGCCGGTGTGCACGCGCAGGCAGGGGTCGGCCAGTGCCAGGGGGCGATTGACGGGTTCCGAGCGCTGCCGGGCCAGGGCCTGCTCGGCTGGGCCGCTGGCGGCCCCAAAGCGCAGCCAGGGACGCTGCTGGGCCCGTCCTTCCAGCGTAGCGGCGAAGTCGGCCAGCGCCTCGTCCACCACCAGCCACGCCGGGTCGAGCCGGTCGACCAGCGCGGTGGCCTCGCCGGCGGTCAGACGATGACTGACCGGGGCAATGATCACTCCGATCTTGCCCGCCGCCAGAAACAGTTCTACGGCTTCGAGCCGATTGCGGGTGATCAGCACGATGGTGTCACGGCCATCCAGCCCAGCTTCATCCCGCATCCAGCGTGCCCACAGGCGGGCGCGATCGTCGAGCTGCTGATAGGTCAACCGACGGCCACTGCCGGGGTCGATCAGCGCAGTCCGTTCCGGCGTCAGGGCGCGGCGGCGTCCACTCCAGTCGCCGACCCAGCTCATCGGCCGATGGTCCATCCCTTCATCCATGTTCATCATCACCCGAAATTCCAGCAGAATGCGGCCATGCAGTACAGTGACCTGATTGATATTGGCGTCAACCTCACCCACGCCCGCTTTGATACCGATCGCGCTGCAGTGATCGAGCGCGCCATCGGCGCCGGCGTGAACGGCATGGTCCTCACCGGCGTCAGCCTTGATGAGTCCCGCGCCGCGATGGCGCTGGCCGCCCGCCACCCGGGCTTCATGGCCGCGACCGCCGGTGTTCACCCCCATCATGCCCGGGACTGGTCCCATGCCAGCAGTCAGGCGCTGGCGACGCTGCTGGATGCCCCGTCCACGGTCGCGGTCGGTGAGACCGGGCTGGATTATAACCGCGACTTTTCACCCCGCACGGATCAGCGCGCCGCCTTTGAAGCACAGCTGCGCCTGGCGGTGGATCACCAGCGCCCGGTGTTTCTGCACCAGCGCGATGCCGAGGACGACTTTCTCGCCATCCTCAGGGACCACCGTGCCGCCCTGCCGGGCGCGGTGCTGCACTGCTTTACCGGTGACGTTGCCATGATCGAAGCCTGCTGCGCGCTGGATCTGCATTTCGGCATCACCGGCTGGGTCAGCGACGAGCGACGCGGCGCGGCCCTGCGCGAGGGGGTGGCAGAGATCCCCGCCAATCGCCTGATGGTCGAGACCGACGCGCCCTTCCTCCTGCCGAAGCCGGTGCGCCAGCCGGCGGTCAAACGACGCAATGAACCGGCTTATCTGCCCCATGTGGTGGACGCGGTCGCCGCGCTTCGCGATGAGTCGCCCGCCTGCCTCGCGGCCTGGGCCAGCGCCAACGCCCGGCGGTTTTTCAGCCTGCCGACACCGGCGTCTCACCCACCGCCTGATGCCGCGCCGCCAGCGC containing:
- the thiD gene encoding bifunctional hydroxymethylpyrimidine kinase/phosphomethylpyrimidine kinase; translation: MNPSRILIIAGSDAGGGAGIQADIKTVTALGGYAMTAVTALTAQNTCGVQGVVGVEPAFIREQIRSVVSDLGVDCVKTGMLHDDAVIDAVADELQRGAAHVPWVVDPVMVAQSGARLVGEGAMARLRSAIMPQARLITPNLPEAAALLGRPIDHVGEMEDAARALLAFGPEAVLLKGGHLGGGQLTDVLATADGCERLEHARIDTRSDHGTGCTLASAIAEGLGRELPLAHAVHRGRDYLQRALATAHPLGAGHGPVNHAHTVAAFGLTPTGR
- a CDS encoding class I adenylate-forming enzyme family protein → MGEVDANINQVTVLHGRILLEFRVMMNMDEGMDHRPMSWVGDWSGRRRALTPERTALIDPGSGRRLTYQQLDDRARLWARWMRDEAGLDGRDTIVLITRNRLEAVELFLAAGKIGVIIAPVSHRLTAGEATALVDRLDPAWLVVDEALADFAATLEGRAQQRPWLRFGAASGPAEQALARQRSEPVNRPLALADPCLRVHTGGSTGLPKICEVSHRQMVWNAVELMVAADGALAQRRELVLFPLFHIGGWNTVLPILYAGGCVVMPDAFDPPAVLRAIDEQRINHFGAVEAMLQALAASPGFADHPLTSLEAITTAGAACSESSMTPFLERGITVRQSYGLTEAGPSNFVNSDGRADEMTATDRASIGTAFFHTDYRIVDPERLTPVAVDTPGELQLRSPHDFDGYLDDPAATAARWTPDGWIRSGDLAREDAAGRVFIVGRMDNVIVSGGENIAAEEVESTLLQHPAVTAALVFGVPDPHWGARPVAWVTGPGRVPTDEVGEWLHGRLARFKHPALIEAVGELPRTGAGKLDRQAARHQYDQQTPGALS
- the fdxA gene encoding ferredoxin FdxA is translated as MTYVVTESCVRCRYTDCVEVCPVDCFHGGPTMLVIDPQECIDCAVCVAECPVDAIYPDDEVPADQEDFIALNARLAQQWPVINRREEAPADAADWESVTDKRDQIEE
- a CDS encoding TatD family hydrolase; protein product: MQYSDLIDIGVNLTHARFDTDRAAVIERAIGAGVNGMVLTGVSLDESRAAMALAARHPGFMAATAGVHPHHARDWSHASSQALATLLDAPSTVAVGETGLDYNRDFSPRTDQRAAFEAQLRLAVDHQRPVFLHQRDAEDDFLAILRDHRAALPGAVLHCFTGDVAMIEACCALDLHFGITGWVSDERRGAALREGVAEIPANRLMVETDAPFLLPKPVRQPAVKRRNEPAYLPHVVDAVAALRDESPACLAAWASANARRFFSLPTPASHPPPDAAPPAPDR
- a CDS encoding Rrf2 family transcriptional regulator, which encodes MIRLSAKSRYAVSALLHLAVHNQAGAVPLAEISVCQGISMSYIDQIFWKLRRAGLVRGTPGPGGGYRLGRSPESIAMGEVITLMDGQGGPRRATSALDQRLWAGLAERIETFLNGITLADFAARPDVREALLDQYAGGSWRCDVCGALSTRQQPIGGSQA
- a CDS encoding glutathione binding-like protein, translated to MIDVYSWPTPNGHKVHIALEELGLDYTVHGINIGQGDQFTEDFLAISPNNKIPAIVDAQGPDGDPISVFESGAILMYLAEKTGMLLPTEPRARYNTLEWLMFQMGGLGPMLGQAHHFRQYAPERIDYGINRYTQEASRLYAVMDRRLADHEWLAADTYTIADIASYPWIRPHDNQGQSLTDYPHLKRWYDAISERPAVQRGVAVLADSRPAQLDDAAKEQLFGASQYQRR
- the ispG gene encoding flavodoxin-dependent (E)-4-hydroxy-3-methylbut-2-enyl-diphosphate synthase yields the protein MNEIPGYHRRYSVPVKVGNVTVGGDAPVVVQSMTNTDTVDEIRTAIQVADLARAGSELVRITVNNEDAARAVPRIRERLDDMGIDVPLVGDFHFNGHRLLRAVPACGEALGKWRINPGNVGKGSRRDPQFTEIIELARDMNRPVRIGVNWGSLDQDLLSRLMDENARRAEPKPPETVTRDAVVVSSLESAERAEAIGLPHDAIIISCKMSRVQDLISVYQDLGARCDYPLHLGLTEAGMGSKGIVASTAALSVLLQQGIGDTIRISLTPEPGGDRTQEVVVAQEILQTMGLRSFTPLVAACPGCGRTTSTYFQELADEIQTHVRDRMPEWRDRYPGVESMSLAVMGCVVNGPGESRQADIGISLPGTGEKPVAPVYIDGEKTVTLKGDAIADEFKKIVEDYVERRYGLTTEDR